One Delphinus delphis chromosome 16, mDelDel1.2, whole genome shotgun sequence genomic window carries:
- the LOC132439352 gene encoding large ribosomal subunit protein eL42-like, translating to MVNVPKTRRTFCKKCGKHRPHKVTRYKKDKDSLYAQGKRRYDRKQSGYGGQTKPIFRKKAKTTKKIVLRLGCVEPNCRSKRMLAIKRCKPFELGGNKKRKGQVIQF from the coding sequence ATGGTGAACGTTCCTAAAACCCGCCGGACTTTTTGTAAGAAGTGTGGCAAGCACCGACCCCACAAAGTGACACGGTACAAGAAGGACAAGGATTCTCTGTATGCCCAGGGAAAGCGGCGGTATGACAGGAAGCAGAGTGGCTACGGTGGGCAGACCAAGCCGATTTTCCGGAAAAAGGCTAAAACTACAAAGAAGATTGTGCTGAGGCTTGGATGTGTTGAGCCGAACTGCAGATCTAAGAGAATGCTGGCTATTAAGAGATGCAAGCCTTTTGAGCTGGGAGgaaataagaagagaaagggcCAAGTGATCCAGTTCTGA